In a single window of the Manis pentadactyla isolate mManPen7 chromosome 15 unlocalized genomic scaffold, mManPen7.hap1 SUPER_15_unloc_1, whole genome shotgun sequence genome:
- the LOC130682260 gene encoding collagen alpha-1(I) chain-like isoform X2, translating to MELTHFARQLQVKNAPNRGVWKPGRCCPPSARFSQRSHRSWHGVPGCPGDRRLRGGAEAGDTPRQLPIGARRPVRPAPVPPPPVSPARGSAGADRSAPRSQPAARGVLGVVVRRWLLDSPASRGGAMTELRWPERSPRAVSPPPVPRPSIRLTAWPAPRKGHEAGRGRRSRRELVGDRTSPQDPGGRRGAAVLRPGTCLGHASLHTGGKGMTSL from the exons ATGGAACTTACGCATTTCGCCCGGCAGCTGCAAGTAAAGAACGCGCCTAACCGTGGCGTCTGGAAGCCCGGCAGATGCTGCCCACCCTCCGCTCGGTTCTCGCAGCGTTCACACCGCTCCTGGCACGGCGTGCCCGGTTGCCCTGGCGACAGAAGGCTCCGGGGCGGGGCAGAGGCGGGGGACACCCCCCGGCAGCTTCCGATTGGCGCGCGCCGCCCTGTGCGTCCCGCCCCCGTCCCGCCCCCGCCAGTCAGTCCCGCGCGCGGCTCCGCTGGGGCCGATCGGTCCGCCCCTCGGAGCCAGCCCGCGGCGCGCGGGGTTCTGGGAGTCGTAGTGCGCCGGTGGCTGCTGGATTCGCCCGCCAGCCGAGGCGGCGCCATGACCGAGCTACGCTGGCCGGAGCGGAGTCCGCGCGCCGTGAGTCCGCCGCCCGTCCCTCGTCCGTCAATACGCCTGACAGCCTGGCCGGCCCCGAGGAAGGGCCACGAGGCGGGCCGAGGGCGCCGGAGCCGGCGGGAGCTGGTTGGGGATCGC ACTTCACCCCAGGACCCTGGAGGGCGCCGAGGGGCTGCAGTTCTTCGCCCTGGAACCTGCCTGGGGCACGCGTCCCTGCACACCGGAGGGAAGG GAATGACCAGCTTGTGA
- the LOC130682260 gene encoding uncharacterized protein DKFZp434B061-like isoform X4 has translation MLPTLRSVLAAFTPLLARRARLPWRQKAPGRGRGGGHPPAASDWRAPPCASRPRPAPASQSRARLRWGRSVRPSEPARGARGSGSRSAPVAAGFARQPRRRHDRATLAGAESARLSGVSAKSSSTPRPPACWDVGPQLQISVPTPVNLALPRGFEPSKRPSRDLPQHPPRLHPRTLEGAEGLQFFALEPAWGTRPCTPEGRE, from the exons ATGCTGCCCACCCTCCGCTCGGTTCTCGCAGCGTTCACACCGCTCCTGGCACGGCGTGCCCGGTTGCCCTGGCGACAGAAGGCTCCGGGGCGGGGCAGAGGCGGGGGACACCCCCCGGCAGCTTCCGATTGGCGCGCGCCGCCCTGTGCGTCCCGCCCCCGTCCCGCCCCCGCCAGTCAGTCCCGCGCGCGGCTCCGCTGGGGCCGATCGGTCCGCCCCTCGGAGCCAGCCCGCGGCGCGCGGGGTTCTGGGAGTCGTAGTGCGCCGGTGGCTGCTGGATTCGCCCGCCAGCCGAGGCGGCGCCATGACCGAGCTACGCTGGCCGGAGCGGAGTCCGCGCGCC TGTCCGGTGTCAGCGCGAAGTCATCGTCCACGCCCCGCCCTCCCGCCTGTTGGGACGTGGGGCCCCAGCTGCAGATCTCAGTGCCCACCCCAGTGAACCTGGCCCTTCCACGTGGCTTCGAGCCTTCCAAGCGACCCTCAAGAGACCTCCCACAACATCCACCCAG ACTTCACCCCAGGACCCTGGAGGGCGCCGAGGGGCTGCAGTTCTTCGCCCTGGAACCTGCCTGGGGCACGCGTCCCTGCACACCGGAGGGAAGG GAATGA
- the ZSCAN1 gene encoding zinc finger and SCAN domain-containing protein 1, translating to MLPLAKALFSPRSPQPPAPSEQDRAPQSASPGDTEAWRLRFRQFQYRVAGGPHRALGQLWMLCRGWLRPEVHSKEQMLELLVLEQFLGALPSKMRTWVQSQGPRTCREAASLVEDLTQMSQQEVLVSLTNHQDGSISEEEDRKNIRSHQDSSQALELGPQEGAWLPPAQPRRSPHSGAVAEASGPLGLWPPSVKADRLREREHGVPAGADPGEDEGLRAVASAPHPTCLHLGEGKGESTEAALSTGSRRPRGSPGDARGLASRPSVTEDPSPSPPQDRAARL from the exons ATGCTCCCGCTGGCCAAAGCCCTCTTCTCCCCCAGAAGTCCCCAGCCCCCGGCCCCAAGTGAGCAGGACAGGGCTCCTCAGTCGGCCAGCCCCGGGGACACTGAGGCCTGGCGCCTGCGCTTCCGGCAGTTCCAGTACCGCGTGGCTGGGGGGCCGCACCGTGCACTAGGCCAGCTCTGGATGCTGTGCCGTGGCTGGCTGCGGCCCGAGGTGCACTCCAAGGAGCAGATGCTGGAGCTGCTGGTGCTGGAGCAGTTCCTGGGCGCGCTGCCCAGCAAGATGAGGACCTGGGTACAGTCCCAGGGTCCCCGCACCTGCAGGGAGGCCGCTAGCCTGGTGGAGGACCTCACTCAGATGTCACAGCAGGAAG TTCTGGTATCTCTCACCAATCACCAGGACGGGAGCATCAGCGAAGAAGAAGACAGGAAGAACATAAGGTCCCACCAAGACTCATCCCAG GCGTTAGAGCTGGGGCCCCAGGAGGGCGCGTGGCTGCCGCCTGCCCAGCCCCGGCGGAGCCCTCACAGCGGGGCAGTGGCCGAGGCCTCGGGCCCACTGG GGCTTTGGCCTCCCAGCGTAAAGGCAGACCGGCTGAGGGAGCGGGAGCACGGGGTCCCCGCAGGGGCCGACCCAGGTGAGGACGAGGGGCTGCGGGCTGTGGCGTCCGCACCCCACCCCACATGCCTTCATCTTGGGGAAGGAAAGGGCGAGAGCACGGAGGCTGCCCTGAGCACCGGCAGCCGACGGCCGAGGGGGTCCCCGGGAGATGCGCGGGGCTTGGCTTCCCGCCCGTCCGTCACTGAAGACCCTTCTCCCTCACCCCCCCAGGACCGAGCCGCTCGCCTCTGA
- the LOC130682260 gene encoding collagen alpha-1(I) chain-like isoform X1, with protein MELTHFARQLQVKNAPNRGVWKPGRCCPPSARFSQRSHRSWHGVPGCPGDRRLRGGAEAGDTPRQLPIGARRPVRPAPVPPPPVSPARGSAGADRSAPRSQPAARGVLGVVVRRWLLDSPASRGGAMTELRWPERSPRAVSPPPVPRPSIRLTAWPAPRKGHEAGRGRRSRRELVGDRTSPQDPGGRRGAAVLRPGTCLGHASLHTGGKGKGNDQLVNSQ; from the exons ATGGAACTTACGCATTTCGCCCGGCAGCTGCAAGTAAAGAACGCGCCTAACCGTGGCGTCTGGAAGCCCGGCAGATGCTGCCCACCCTCCGCTCGGTTCTCGCAGCGTTCACACCGCTCCTGGCACGGCGTGCCCGGTTGCCCTGGCGACAGAAGGCTCCGGGGCGGGGCAGAGGCGGGGGACACCCCCCGGCAGCTTCCGATTGGCGCGCGCCGCCCTGTGCGTCCCGCCCCCGTCCCGCCCCCGCCAGTCAGTCCCGCGCGCGGCTCCGCTGGGGCCGATCGGTCCGCCCCTCGGAGCCAGCCCGCGGCGCGCGGGGTTCTGGGAGTCGTAGTGCGCCGGTGGCTGCTGGATTCGCCCGCCAGCCGAGGCGGCGCCATGACCGAGCTACGCTGGCCGGAGCGGAGTCCGCGCGCCGTGAGTCCGCCGCCCGTCCCTCGTCCGTCAATACGCCTGACAGCCTGGCCGGCCCCGAGGAAGGGCCACGAGGCGGGCCGAGGGCGCCGGAGCCGGCGGGAGCTGGTTGGGGATCGC ACTTCACCCCAGGACCCTGGAGGGCGCCGAGGGGCTGCAGTTCTTCGCCCTGGAACCTGCCTGGGGCACGCGTCCCTGCACACCGGAGGGAAGGGTAAGGG GAATGACCAGCTTGTGAACTCCCAGTGA
- the LOC130682260 gene encoding collagen alpha-1(I) chain-like isoform X6 — MELTHFARQLQVKNAPNRGVWKPGRCCPPSARFSQRSHRSWHGVPGCPGDRRLRGGAEAGDTPRQLPIGARRPVRPAPVPPPPVSPARGSAGADRSAPRSQPAARGVLGVVVRRWLLDSPASRGGAMTELRWPERSPRATSPQDPGGRRGAAVLRPGTCLGHASLHTGGKGMTSL, encoded by the exons ATGGAACTTACGCATTTCGCCCGGCAGCTGCAAGTAAAGAACGCGCCTAACCGTGGCGTCTGGAAGCCCGGCAGATGCTGCCCACCCTCCGCTCGGTTCTCGCAGCGTTCACACCGCTCCTGGCACGGCGTGCCCGGTTGCCCTGGCGACAGAAGGCTCCGGGGCGGGGCAGAGGCGGGGGACACCCCCCGGCAGCTTCCGATTGGCGCGCGCCGCCCTGTGCGTCCCGCCCCCGTCCCGCCCCCGCCAGTCAGTCCCGCGCGCGGCTCCGCTGGGGCCGATCGGTCCGCCCCTCGGAGCCAGCCCGCGGCGCGCGGGGTTCTGGGAGTCGTAGTGCGCCGGTGGCTGCTGGATTCGCCCGCCAGCCGAGGCGGCGCCATGACCGAGCTACGCTGGCCGGAGCGGAGTCCGCGCGCC ACTTCACCCCAGGACCCTGGAGGGCGCCGAGGGGCTGCAGTTCTTCGCCCTGGAACCTGCCTGGGGCACGCGTCCCTGCACACCGGAGGGAAGG GAATGACCAGCTTGTGA
- the LOC130682260 gene encoding uncharacterized protein DKFZp434B061-like isoform X3 yields MLPTLRSVLAAFTPLLARRARLPWRQKAPGRGRGGGHPPAASDWRAPPCASRPRPAPASQSRARLRWGRSVRPSEPARGARGSGSRSAPVAAGFARQPRRRHDRATLAGAESARLSGVSAKSSSTPRPPACWDVGPQLQISVPTPVNLALPRGFEPSKRPSRDLPQHPPRLHPRTLEGAEGLQFFALEPAWGTRPCTPEGRVRGMTSL; encoded by the exons ATGCTGCCCACCCTCCGCTCGGTTCTCGCAGCGTTCACACCGCTCCTGGCACGGCGTGCCCGGTTGCCCTGGCGACAGAAGGCTCCGGGGCGGGGCAGAGGCGGGGGACACCCCCCGGCAGCTTCCGATTGGCGCGCGCCGCCCTGTGCGTCCCGCCCCCGTCCCGCCCCCGCCAGTCAGTCCCGCGCGCGGCTCCGCTGGGGCCGATCGGTCCGCCCCTCGGAGCCAGCCCGCGGCGCGCGGGGTTCTGGGAGTCGTAGTGCGCCGGTGGCTGCTGGATTCGCCCGCCAGCCGAGGCGGCGCCATGACCGAGCTACGCTGGCCGGAGCGGAGTCCGCGCGCC TGTCCGGTGTCAGCGCGAAGTCATCGTCCACGCCCCGCCCTCCCGCCTGTTGGGACGTGGGGCCCCAGCTGCAGATCTCAGTGCCCACCCCAGTGAACCTGGCCCTTCCACGTGGCTTCGAGCCTTCCAAGCGACCCTCAAGAGACCTCCCACAACATCCACCCAG ACTTCACCCCAGGACCCTGGAGGGCGCCGAGGGGCTGCAGTTCTTCGCCCTGGAACCTGCCTGGGGCACGCGTCCCTGCACACCGGAGGGAAGGGTAAGGG GAATGACCAGCTTGTGA
- the LOC130682260 gene encoding collagen alpha-1(I) chain-like isoform X5 — MELTHFARQLQVKNAPNRGVWKPGRCCPPSARFSQRSHRSWHGVPGCPGDRRLRGGAEAGDTPRQLPIGARRPVRPAPVPPPPVSPARGSAGADRSAPRSQPAARGVLGVVVRRWLLDSPASRGGAMTELRWPERSPRATSPQDPGGRRGAAVLRPGTCLGHASLHTGGKGKGNDQLVNSQ; from the exons ATGGAACTTACGCATTTCGCCCGGCAGCTGCAAGTAAAGAACGCGCCTAACCGTGGCGTCTGGAAGCCCGGCAGATGCTGCCCACCCTCCGCTCGGTTCTCGCAGCGTTCACACCGCTCCTGGCACGGCGTGCCCGGTTGCCCTGGCGACAGAAGGCTCCGGGGCGGGGCAGAGGCGGGGGACACCCCCCGGCAGCTTCCGATTGGCGCGCGCCGCCCTGTGCGTCCCGCCCCCGTCCCGCCCCCGCCAGTCAGTCCCGCGCGCGGCTCCGCTGGGGCCGATCGGTCCGCCCCTCGGAGCCAGCCCGCGGCGCGCGGGGTTCTGGGAGTCGTAGTGCGCCGGTGGCTGCTGGATTCGCCCGCCAGCCGAGGCGGCGCCATGACCGAGCTACGCTGGCCGGAGCGGAGTCCGCGCGCC ACTTCACCCCAGGACCCTGGAGGGCGCCGAGGGGCTGCAGTTCTTCGCCCTGGAACCTGCCTGGGGCACGCGTCCCTGCACACCGGAGGGAAGGGTAAGGG GAATGACCAGCTTGTGAACTCCCAGTGA